From a single Candidatus Thorarchaeota archaeon genomic region:
- a CDS encoding 4Fe-4S binding protein: MTKYEKTVDEINERIEDGSVSVITASEMAALLKEKSPAEAVREVDVVTTGTFGAMCSSGVWLNFGHSEPPIKMSRVWLNDVEAYTAVAAVDAYLGAGQLSETLGMAYGGGHVIEDLIRGRPIHLRAEAYGTDCYPRREISTEITIDDLNQAVMLNPRNAYERYSVATNSSDRTLYTYMGKLLPHFENATFSGAGELSPLINDPQFRTIGIGTRIFLGGAQGYIIGSGTQHNPDNGFSTLMVRGDLKQMSPEYVRGVTLTKYGVSLYVGVGVPIPILNEDIVKSTGVSDSDIITGVYDYSVPSEDRPSLKQVSYAELKSGRIELDGREVKTAPMSSFMMAQRVADLLKSQIRKGEFTLTSPVERLAATGTMRMMPQREPTVSAYPRTPHVVPEGQYVFRDESRCVHCGLCVMYCPAGVFQRDDEWRITDDPFRCVECGTCRDICPHGAISLRE; the protein is encoded by the coding sequence ATGACCAAGTACGAGAAGACAGTAGATGAGATCAATGAGCGGATAGAGGATGGAAGTGTGAGTGTTATCACCGCATCCGAAATGGCCGCCTTGCTCAAAGAAAAGAGTCCTGCCGAAGCGGTTCGAGAGGTCGATGTTGTCACGACTGGTACTTTTGGGGCCATGTGTTCATCAGGAGTGTGGTTGAACTTTGGGCATTCTGAGCCTCCGATCAAGATGTCTAGGGTATGGTTGAATGATGTAGAGGCATATACTGCTGTTGCCGCAGTGGATGCATATCTTGGTGCAGGGCAGCTCTCCGAGACTCTTGGCATGGCTTATGGTGGTGGACATGTCATTGAGGACTTGATTCGGGGTCGCCCCATTCATTTGCGTGCAGAGGCCTATGGGACCGACTGCTATCCTCGACGGGAGATCTCGACCGAGATCACTATAGACGATCTCAATCAGGCGGTCATGCTAAATCCACGAAACGCATACGAGCGTTATAGTGTTGCGACAAATTCCTCTGATCGCACATTGTATACCTACATGGGGAAGTTGCTACCACATTTTGAGAATGCCACTTTTTCAGGGGCCGGAGAGCTCTCCCCGCTCATTAATGACCCTCAGTTTCGGACAATAGGGATTGGGACACGGATATTTCTAGGTGGGGCCCAGGGCTACATCATCGGGAGTGGAACACAACACAATCCTGACAATGGCTTCAGCACATTGATGGTCCGAGGCGATCTGAAGCAGATGTCACCGGAGTACGTTCGTGGTGTGACTCTGACAAAGTATGGTGTGTCCCTCTATGTTGGAGTGGGTGTCCCGATACCCATTCTCAATGAGGACATTGTAAAGAGTACAGGCGTTTCCGATTCTGATATCATCACCGGTGTCTATGACTACAGCGTTCCCTCAGAAGATCGCCCATCTCTAAAACAAGTGAGTTATGCCGAACTCAAATCAGGGCGTATCGAGCTCGATGGGCGTGAGGTCAAGACCGCGCCGATGTCCAGCTTCATGATGGCGCAACGGGTTGCTGATCTGCTCAAGTCACAAATACGCAAGGGGGAGTTTACTCTGACCTCACCTGTTGAGCGTCTTGCGGCGACTGGGACCATGAGGATGATGCCACAGAGGGAACCAACCGTTTCGGCATATCCCCGTACGCCGCATGTTGTTCCTGAGGGGCAGTATGTATTCCGTGATGAGAGTCGGTGTGTCCATTGTGGACTATGTGTGATGTACTGTCCCGCCGGAGTATTCCAAAGAGACGATGAGTGGCGCATCACGGACGATCCCTTCCGTTGTGTGGAATGCGGGACGTGCCGTGACATATGCCCTCATGGGGCAATATCTCTGAGGGAGTGA
- a CDS encoding tetratricopeptide repeat protein, whose product MTSSDETLRSIEAHLKDNPDDAEAWNAKGVVLAQMESYGEALRSLDRAIRLDPHLAPAHLNRGIVLLSLGPHKAKDALHAFNKALEITPGNVRVLQFKAATLKTLGRPVEELECLQEIAKSVDDDEHLYLRMGDALVELGRAKESISDYDHSLEIKPDFVPALVRRAIALSLLERWNDALASAKRATELAPDDPETWRVLGEINLRAERYRPAAKALKRAAKLKPEDASIENALGTVAYKSGDLKEAVIHFRRAVDLNSRYKLALMNLALSFMGLKEYDKARKTWMRLVKLEKNWPEVWDAYATTCVEIGRFCEAYDAWEHAIRLFKQKGRKDEVERIAPIARAVRISCGKIKRADRKRREKEKMTRTFSDRFELRRKKQKKKK is encoded by the coding sequence ATGACATCATCCGATGAAACACTTCGCTCGATTGAAGCACATCTCAAAGACAATCCCGATGATGCGGAGGCTTGGAACGCGAAGGGTGTGGTTCTTGCCCAGATGGAATCATATGGTGAGGCACTTCGAAGCCTTGACCGCGCAATTCGTCTGGATCCACATCTGGCACCTGCACATCTCAACCGTGGCATCGTCCTGTTGTCGCTTGGCCCACATAAGGCAAAAGATGCCCTTCATGCTTTCAACAAGGCCCTTGAGATCACCCCGGGAAATGTTCGGGTTTTACAGTTCAAGGCTGCAACTCTAAAGACTCTAGGGCGACCTGTTGAAGAGCTGGAGTGTTTACAGGAGATCGCAAAGTCCGTCGATGATGATGAGCATCTCTATCTTCGAATGGGTGATGCTCTGGTCGAGCTGGGGCGGGCTAAAGAGAGCATCTCGGATTATGATCATTCTCTTGAGATCAAGCCAGATTTTGTTCCAGCCCTTGTCCGCCGTGCAATAGCTCTCTCTCTATTGGAACGATGGAATGACGCACTTGCATCAGCAAAGCGCGCAACGGAATTGGCTCCTGATGACCCTGAGACTTGGCGAGTACTTGGAGAGATTAATCTTCGTGCAGAGCGATACCGTCCTGCCGCAAAAGCATTAAAGCGAGCTGCAAAACTGAAGCCAGAGGATGCTTCCATCGAGAATGCTCTTGGTACAGTCGCTTACAAGTCCGGTGACCTCAAAGAAGCAGTCATTCATTTTCGCCGGGCGGTCGATCTCAATTCCCGCTACAAGCTTGCATTGATGAATCTCGCCCTCTCGTTCATGGGTCTCAAAGAATATGATAAGGCACGAAAGACATGGATGCGGCTGGTCAAGCTTGAAAAGAACTGGCCTGAGGTCTGGGATGCGTATGCAACCACCTGTGTAGAGATTGGAAGATTTTGTGAGGCATATGATGCTTGGGAGCACGCCATTCGCTTATTCAAACAAAAGGGCCGCAAAGACGAAGTGGAGCGGATTGCCCCAATCGCCCGTGCTGTCAGGATAAGCTGTGGGAAGATCAAACGGGCGGATCGTAAGAGGCGGGAAAAAGAAAAAATGACCCGGACTTTTAGCGACCGGTTCGAGTTGCGTCGTAAAAAGCAGAAGAAGAAAAAATAG
- a CDS encoding thioredoxin family protein, which translates to MLYNAEWDQAIPYEKFLESARENVELMKARFNDLMISDEESELIQSIQNDVHILVIGTDRCNDTAGNFPVLARIASIGSKVHLRILDSDKNARFHQLFKVNGKRKTPVVLFLNAEFAELCRWVERPNAAYKLINEKNNPSLEDRRAQLRQLYSDPEILRQSLGEFLHLLLRADLILGRH; encoded by the coding sequence ATGTTATATAATGCCGAGTGGGACCAAGCAATACCCTATGAGAAGTTCCTTGAGAGCGCACGTGAGAATGTCGAGCTCATGAAGGCTCGCTTCAACGATCTTATGATTAGTGATGAGGAGAGCGAGCTTATTCAAAGCATTCAGAACGACGTCCATATACTGGTCATTGGAACCGATCGTTGTAACGATACAGCAGGCAACTTTCCAGTGCTTGCACGTATTGCCTCAATTGGTTCAAAGGTACATCTACGTATACTTGACAGTGACAAGAATGCCCGGTTCCATCAGCTGTTCAAAGTAAATGGGAAACGTAAGACTCCCGTTGTCTTATTCCTCAATGCCGAATTTGCCGAACTCTGTCGCTGGGTTGAACGGCCTAATGCTGCGTACAAGCTGATAAATGAGAAGAACAATCCTTCTCTTGAGGACAGACGCGCTCAACTACGTCAGCTCTACAGTGACCCGGAGATTCTCCGGCAGAGCCTTGGTGAGTTTCTCCACCTCTTGTTACGAGCGGATCTGATTCTAGGCCGCCATTGA
- the mobB gene encoding molybdopterin-guanine dinucleotide biosynthesis protein B translates to MTQSRVFSVAGFSNTGKTTLVSLLVRELRERGYSIMTVKHTKHRVAPPEGSDTRRHLDAGADSSVLLGEKVTTVTWKRPLSLDELLRTMSYDLVIVEGMKTSNLPKIWCLDREEKGPPENVENIVATFTIFDKAMYHDERLPVYTSNDHVILADLVIREAIEANNIDKSWRTSKA, encoded by the coding sequence ATGACACAATCCAGAGTATTTTCAGTTGCCGGATTTTCAAATACAGGAAAGACAACACTAGTATCATTGCTTGTTCGGGAACTAAGAGAAAGAGGATACTCGATCATGACCGTCAAGCATACAAAACACCGTGTCGCACCTCCTGAAGGAAGTGATACCCGAAGACACTTGGATGCTGGTGCGGATTCCTCCGTCTTGCTTGGCGAGAAGGTCACCACCGTCACTTGGAAGCGACCTCTGTCACTTGACGAACTATTACGTACCATGTCCTATGATCTTGTGATAGTCGAGGGAATGAAGACATCAAATCTGCCAAAGATTTGGTGTTTGGACAGAGAAGAAAAAGGGCCTCCTGAAAATGTGGAGAACATAGTGGCCACATTCACTATTTTTGACAAGGCAATGTATCACGACGAGAGACTACCAGTGTACACATCGAACGATCATGTGATCCTTGCGGATCTTGTCATACGTGAGGCTATAGAAGCGAATAACATCGACAAATCATGGCGTACTTCAAAAGCTTAA
- a CDS encoding DUF3795 domain-containing protein translates to MTEVTSVACCGLICTDCLAYKATKTDDDDLREELAKKWSTKELVLSPQDIDCDGCRGGMGNLMKYCQTCEVRNCAIGRGVDNCAQCEDYICDKLEQVFGFVGEEAKARLEKIRATL, encoded by the coding sequence ATGACCGAAGTAACGAGTGTCGCATGCTGTGGTCTAATATGCACAGATTGCCTCGCTTACAAAGCTACAAAGACGGATGATGACGACCTGCGAGAAGAATTGGCCAAGAAGTGGTCAACAAAAGAACTTGTACTATCACCTCAAGACATTGATTGCGACGGCTGCAGGGGAGGCATGGGAAATCTTATGAAGTACTGTCAGACCTGTGAAGTAAGAAACTGTGCTATTGGGCGCGGTGTCGATAACTGTGCACAGTGCGAGGATTACATCTGCGACAAACTTGAACAAGTGTTCGGTTTTGTCGGAGAAGAGGCCAAGGCGCGACTGGAAAAGATTAGAGCTACGTTATAG
- a CDS encoding ABC transporter ATP-binding protein, translating to MEDTDTDIAVECRDVRREFQDGSRVIHVLRGTDLKVRKGEFIAIVGASGSGKTTLLNLIGGLDRPTGGQIFVDGIDISALDDEQMSAMRRDKIGILFQDQHLLPVFSALENVMVPMLLNEVREKTRYTRAMELLAAVGVDNRAHHMPHELSGGMRSRVALARALANDPVILLCDEPTGDLDHKTGGEIIKLMRDLAKEHNRAVIVVTHDPEVARMADKILLLRDGKLVEELVSHFFKSSGVDIEEGATTEG from the coding sequence TTGGAAGATACAGATACTGACATTGCCGTTGAATGTCGTGATGTACGTCGAGAGTTTCAAGATGGTTCTCGGGTCATTCACGTTCTCAGAGGTACGGATCTCAAAGTACGAAAGGGTGAGTTCATTGCCATCGTTGGTGCCTCAGGTTCCGGAAAGACGACACTTCTGAACCTAATTGGTGGTCTTGACAGGCCAACAGGTGGGCAGATATTCGTGGATGGAATCGATATATCGGCACTTGATGATGAACAGATGTCGGCCATGCGCCGTGACAAGATTGGCATTCTCTTTCAGGATCAGCATCTACTTCCAGTCTTTTCTGCCTTGGAGAATGTGATGGTGCCAATGCTTCTCAATGAGGTCAGAGAAAAGACTCGCTATACTCGTGCGATGGAACTCCTTGCAGCAGTTGGGGTTGATAATAGGGCCCATCATATGCCTCATGAGTTGTCTGGCGGAATGCGTTCGAGGGTTGCTCTTGCTCGTGCTCTGGCTAATGACCCAGTCATACTCCTATGTGATGAACCGACCGGGGATCTGGATCACAAGACTGGTGGGGAGATTATCAAGCTCATGCGCGACTTGGCCAAAGAACATAATCGTGCAGTCATTGTTGTCACGCATGACCCCGAGGTCGCTCGTATGGCCGATAAGATTCTCCTATTACGCGATGGAAAACTTGTAGAAGAACTTGTAAGCCACTTTTTCAAATCAAGTGGCGTTGATATTGAAGAGGGCGCAACTACAGAGGGGTGA
- a CDS encoding UPF0280 family protein, protein MKRRLIQIGETIALMTAEAQYFVPAEAIVRRARLEIRQYIRDHPWFWSSLEPLEIEEDAPVIVKRMAEASREVGVGPMATVAGAIAQTVIEALVEKGASHVVFDNGGDIAMFLDHPIVAGIYTGRRGVRNLGLHIDVTHRLLGLCTSSATVGPSLSFGGTDASTVFADDVFLADAAATALGNVVTTRDGGHVESKIRQVLIKGVRGAMVVIGELIGIGGSLPRLVSVQVDENLIAKVGGCCY, encoded by the coding sequence GTGAAACGTCGATTAATTCAGATTGGAGAGACCATTGCTCTCATGACAGCAGAAGCGCAGTATTTTGTTCCTGCTGAGGCAATAGTGCGGCGGGCTCGTCTTGAGATCCGTCAGTATATTCGTGACCATCCGTGGTTCTGGAGCAGCTTGGAACCCTTAGAGATCGAAGAGGATGCACCTGTGATTGTGAAGCGAATGGCCGAGGCGTCCCGAGAAGTTGGTGTAGGCCCAATGGCTACTGTTGCAGGAGCGATCGCTCAGACTGTGATTGAGGCCCTTGTTGAAAAGGGGGCGTCCCATGTTGTCTTCGACAATGGTGGGGACATTGCAATGTTCCTTGATCATCCAATTGTTGCAGGTATCTATACTGGTCGAAGAGGTGTTCGCAATCTGGGTCTGCACATAGATGTCACTCACAGACTACTTGGCCTCTGTACCTCTTCAGCTACAGTTGGGCCATCTCTGAGTTTTGGTGGGACCGATGCATCTACTGTATTTGCCGATGATGTATTTCTTGCTGATGCCGCTGCCACTGCTCTTGGAAATGTTGTGACGACGAGAGATGGTGGTCATGTTGAGTCCAAGATTCGACAGGTATTGATCAAAGGAGTGAGAGGTGCGATGGTCGTCATCGGGGAACTGATTGGCATTGGCGGGTCGCTGCCTCGTCTGGTGAGTGTTCAGGTCGATGAAAATCTTATAGCAAAAGTAGGAGGGTGTTGTTATTGA
- a CDS encoding aspartate kinase, which produces MRVMKFGGGCLCDADSFVRVSEIITTALKEGVPAVVVSAVFGVTNMLEEAARLALQDETSIQDTVTTMRNIHVGIARQILEDKRLCDETIDLLEVRLGRLERLLYGISYTGELSDVVHLLVLSQGERFSAILLTAALNLRDVPARSLESDEIGIITDDSCYNATADLIAVKENLQHSVVPLLREGVIPVVTGFFGRSHDGRISSFGRNGSDYSAAVIAQVLDADTVEIWKDVNGFMTADPQLIPDARSIEFLSYREAAELSYFGARLLHPRTVEPLIGTDIPIIVKNVYSPSGPVTIIQSDCDPRDDIVKSVTCSSNLSVLRIHGVGVGHQPGIIGDIGRALANVNINIYSVITAQTCINLLIDTKDIMRSQEVLSDQVGGVIERIEIRDDVALIAVVGEGLLTTHGLAARVFSAVARKGVNVEMFAAGASEVAYYFIVRSEDMKTAIQAVHDDYFGGVRS; this is translated from the coding sequence ATGAGAGTAATGAAGTTTGGTGGTGGTTGTCTATGTGATGCTGACTCGTTCGTGCGGGTCTCGGAGATCATTACTACTGCTCTAAAAGAAGGTGTGCCTGCTGTGGTCGTCTCCGCAGTATTTGGTGTCACGAATATGCTCGAAGAGGCGGCGCGTCTGGCCCTTCAAGATGAGACTAGTATTCAGGATACTGTGACGACAATGCGTAACATACATGTCGGGATTGCGCGGCAGATACTTGAGGATAAGAGGCTCTGTGACGAGACCATAGATCTTCTCGAAGTACGCCTTGGTCGTCTTGAGCGACTTCTCTATGGGATCTCCTATACTGGTGAGTTGAGTGATGTTGTGCATCTACTGGTTCTCTCGCAGGGTGAGCGATTCTCAGCAATCCTGTTGACCGCTGCTCTTAACCTTCGAGATGTGCCAGCAAGGTCACTTGAGTCTGATGAGATTGGGATTATCACAGATGATTCGTGTTATAATGCTACAGCCGACTTGATCGCGGTAAAAGAGAACCTTCAGCACAGTGTGGTCCCGTTATTGCGAGAAGGAGTTATACCAGTTGTCACTGGTTTCTTTGGGCGTAGTCATGATGGGCGAATCTCTTCTTTTGGTAGAAATGGCTCAGACTATAGTGCAGCTGTGATCGCACAGGTTCTTGATGCTGATACGGTGGAGATATGGAAGGATGTGAATGGCTTTATGACTGCTGATCCCCAGTTGATTCCCGATGCCCGCAGTATCGAGTTTCTCTCGTATCGTGAGGCTGCCGAGTTGTCCTATTTTGGGGCTCGACTACTGCATCCTCGGACAGTTGAACCACTCATAGGTACAGATATTCCCATCATTGTAAAGAATGTATATTCCCCATCAGGGCCTGTCACAATAATTCAATCGGATTGCGATCCGCGAGATGATATCGTCAAGAGTGTGACCTGTAGCAGTAACCTCTCAGTTCTCCGTATCCATGGTGTCGGTGTGGGTCATCAGCCTGGTATTATCGGTGATATTGGTCGAGCTCTTGCTAATGTCAATATCAACATCTATTCCGTGATAACGGCACAGACCTGTATCAACCTCCTTATTGACACCAAAGACATTATGCGGAGTCAGGAGGTTCTGAGTGATCAGGTTGGGGGTGTCATTGAGAGGATCGAGATTCGAGATGATGTGGCACTGATCGCGGTTGTTGGGGAGGGTCTTCTCACCACGCATGGACTTGCAGCACGGGTATTCTCAGCGGTCGCTCGAAAGGGAGTCAATGTTGAGATGTTTGCAGCTGGGGCTTCTGAGGTGGCTTACTACTTCATTGTACGAAGTGAAGACATGAAGACCGCTATCCAAGCTGTGCATGATGACTATTTTGGAGGCGTGAGATCATAG
- the asd gene encoding aspartate-semialdehyde dehydrogenase — MLLSRLRVCILGATGLVGQQFVRILQEHPLFEVALLTASSHSSGNEYGSIVDWLMASDLSESVRHLQVIETDPDLIADAGVDLVFSALPSEVAGPVEHELASSGLPVFTNAGYHRMRDTVPILIPEINPEHLELIKYQQYGDAGFIVTNSNCSTSGLVFGLRPLQQFGIRSVIVTTYQALSGAGRSGVASMDILGNVIPYIPKEELKIETESRKILGELQDDHIRYADFRINASCARVPVMNGHLESVVVALDDPVTVDRVQQAFASFSGPPQRLDLPTAPQQPVVVLDGPDRPQPVRDLSLTAQDHGMSVKIGRIREKDGLLSFFLLVHNTIRGAAGASVLNAEYTVARGYLPKKEVVS; from the coding sequence TTGTTATTGAGTCGGCTTAGGGTCTGCATACTTGGTGCCACCGGGCTTGTTGGGCAGCAGTTTGTTCGAATCCTCCAAGAACATCCTCTCTTTGAAGTTGCACTGCTGACCGCCTCTTCGCATTCATCCGGGAACGAGTATGGTTCTATCGTGGATTGGTTAATGGCAAGCGATCTCTCCGAGTCTGTTCGGCACCTTCAGGTAATTGAGACCGATCCGGATCTGATAGCAGATGCGGGTGTCGATCTGGTCTTTAGTGCGCTTCCGAGTGAGGTGGCCGGGCCTGTCGAGCACGAGCTTGCAAGTTCAGGTCTTCCGGTCTTTACCAATGCAGGATATCACAGGATGAGAGATACTGTTCCCATTCTGATTCCCGAGATCAATCCCGAACACTTGGAGCTTATCAAGTATCAACAATATGGTGATGCAGGATTCATAGTCACAAATTCCAACTGTTCAACGTCTGGACTGGTCTTTGGTCTGCGACCACTACAGCAATTTGGTATTCGCAGTGTCATTGTGACTACCTATCAGGCTCTCTCAGGGGCTGGTCGGTCCGGAGTGGCCTCTATGGACATCCTTGGTAATGTGATCCCATATATTCCGAAGGAGGAACTTAAGATCGAGACCGAGTCACGAAAGATACTCGGCGAATTACAGGATGACCACATACGCTATGCTGACTTTCGTATCAATGCTTCCTGTGCAAGGGTACCTGTAATGAATGGGCATCTCGAGAGTGTAGTTGTTGCGCTCGATGATCCCGTGACAGTCGATCGCGTTCAGCAGGCATTTGCCTCATTCTCGGGACCTCCGCAAAGACTAGACCTGCCCACTGCTCCACAGCAGCCAGTCGTTGTATTAGACGGACCGGACCGCCCACAACCAGTTCGAGACCTCTCACTCACTGCGCAAGATCACGGAATGAGCGTAAAGATAGGGCGTATCCGCGAGAAGGATGGACTCCTGAGCTTCTTCCTTCTTGTGCATAACACCATTCGGGGTGCTGCTGGGGCCTCTGTGCTAAATGCAGAGTATACGGTTGCGCGTGGGTATCTTCCAAAGAAAGAGGTGGTCTCATGA
- a CDS encoding protease inhibitor I42 family protein, whose protein sequence is MRPPLDEPVRIQCGNDEYQFQVGDRFYLQYHRHGSVGEDAEIIVENDGIISVEKKESEYLHPERMKPGMTGGDAEHVRWFFRAASPGTTKIIVRKLFRFEIEDECSMKIVIV, encoded by the coding sequence ATGAGACCACCTCTCGACGAACCAGTCAGAATACAATGCGGAAACGACGAATACCAATTTCAAGTGGGAGATAGATTCTACCTCCAGTATCATCGTCATGGCTCGGTGGGAGAGGATGCTGAGATCATCGTAGAGAATGACGGTATCATTTCTGTCGAAAAGAAGGAGTCCGAATATCTACATCCTGAGAGAATGAAACCAGGAATGACTGGCGGTGACGCCGAACATGTCAGATGGTTCTTCAGGGCGGCTTCACCCGGAACAACTAAGATCATTGTACGCAAGCTCTTCCGTTTTGAGATCGAGGACGAGTGCTCGATGAAAATAGTCATTGTATGA
- a CDS encoding DUF763 domain-containing protein gives MKRSGIADLRLHPGKAPHWLVKRMIPMASAICEFIADEFGPKEILRRLADPVYFQALSNVLGYDWDSSGSTTVTCGILKTVLDFETHGVVAAGGKGIASRKTPEQLRALEDYGLDGNHLVEISRMTAKIDNAAIQDGYHLYQHVFFVDTQENWTVVQQGMNSISGDARRYHWSSDKVTSFVEEPHSGMVSGEITDSALDMTAESSEDCRKVSIDLVKEEPLRIRRMFESIKPYGQTTLLHWIEESSEIKQLPAYKVLPKRMDWNAVRRAYERQPTDYEELVGIQGIGPATIRGLSLISEMIYGTPPSWADPVRMTFAFGGKDGVPFPVPRKEYDEAIEFMEQALQDAKLGRRDRVVALKRLRKFAPPIIHDT, from the coding sequence ATGAAGCGCTCTGGTATTGCGGACCTAAGACTTCATCCCGGAAAAGCACCACACTGGCTTGTTAAACGAATGATCCCTATGGCCAGTGCAATCTGCGAGTTCATTGCTGACGAGTTTGGGCCAAAGGAGATACTGCGCCGACTGGCGGATCCCGTCTACTTTCAGGCGCTATCAAATGTACTTGGCTATGATTGGGACAGCTCGGGATCCACTACTGTTACTTGCGGGATCCTGAAGACGGTCCTTGATTTCGAGACGCATGGAGTAGTGGCTGCTGGGGGAAAAGGAATCGCCTCACGTAAGACACCTGAACAGTTACGGGCTCTCGAAGATTATGGACTGGATGGCAATCACCTCGTCGAGATTAGCAGAATGACTGCCAAAATCGATAACGCAGCAATTCAGGACGGCTATCATCTCTATCAACATGTCTTCTTTGTGGACACACAGGAGAACTGGACAGTGGTCCAGCAGGGAATGAATAGCATCAGTGGTGATGCACGAAGGTATCACTGGAGTTCAGATAAGGTAACAAGCTTCGTAGAAGAACCACACTCGGGCATGGTATCCGGTGAAATCACAGACTCTGCTCTTGACATGACCGCAGAATCGTCGGAGGACTGTAGAAAGGTCTCGATCGATCTTGTAAAAGAAGAACCACTAAGAATTCGTAGAATGTTTGAGAGCATCAAGCCGTATGGTCAGACCACACTTCTTCATTGGATAGAAGAATCTTCCGAGATCAAACAACTTCCAGCCTACAAGGTGTTACCAAAGAGAATGGACTGGAATGCTGTCAGGAGAGCGTACGAGCGCCAACCAACAGACTATGAAGAACTTGTCGGAATTCAAGGTATTGGCCCCGCAACAATTCGTGGCCTCTCACTGATATCAGAGATGATCTATGGTACACCGCCATCATGGGCAGATCCCGTCAGAATGACCTTTGCATTTGGAGGAAAAGATGGTGTGCCGTTCCCAGTTCCAAGAAAAGAATATGATGAGGCAATCGAGTTCATGGAACAGGCACTCCAAGATGCGAAACTTGGTCGACGTGATAGAGTTGTTGCGCTGAAGCGACTCCGTAAGTTCGCTCCACCAATCATCCATGACACGTGA